The Desulfonatronospira thiodismutans ASO3-1 DNA window ATCCATAGGCTCACAGGAACAGGACCTGTTTACTGCTGTCCACCAGAACTTGAAGATATACAAAAATGAGCGATGATAACGTTAGAGTTCAGGGGGAACTCAGTTGTAGTCCCTGGCACCAGGTCTGGGGACTGTCCCCCGATAAGCACTAACTGTGGTAAAGCAGAGCACTGATGAAAGGAATCGACCAAAACTTTTACAGACGCCTTGTCGCACGCGACGGGAGCATTAGAAAACAAGTACTTGCTGGTCTCAAAGACCTGGCCTATACTCAGGTTAGCGCTCACAAATGTCCCAGTTCTTCAGTTCTCTTGCAATAAAGGGCCGGAGAAGCGAAGAAATTCATCACCATTGACGTTTGTCAGGAAATGAATACATTGACTACATGTATTCACAAGAGGAGACTAAAAAAATGCCTACTTCTGTCCGATTGCCAAACGAATATGAGCAAAGACTGGATTATCTGGCCAAGCAAACGGGGCGCTCCAAAGCGTTTTATATCAAACAACTCATCATGGACCACCTTGATGACCTTGAAGATGTTTACTTGGCTGAACAAAGGCTGGAACAATTGCGGCAAGGCAATGATGAACTAATAAAAGGAGATGAGTTCTGGAGCGGATTAGATGTGGACGATAAAGTATCTTAAATCCGCTCGGAAAGATGTCCAAAAAATTGACCCTCAAATCCGTAAGCGAGTCCGGGAATATTTGGAGCAACGGATTGCCAGGCTTGAGAATCCACGTCAGCTTGGTGAGCCACTAAAAGGACAGTTGACCAAGCTATGGCGTTACCGAGTTGGAGACTACCGGATTGTTTGTGAACTGCGAGATCACGAGCTGATCGTGATTGTGGTTCGCATAGGACATAGAAAAAATGTGTATAAAAACTACGACCTTGAGCTATAGCAATATAAGGATCTTCCCCCACCACATCATTCCATGATGCGGGCACCTGCCTCAATTGCTCCGACGAATCATAAAAATATACGCGATGTTTTCCCCAGGATTTACGGTAATCCATGAACTCAAACTCACAGCCGCCAAGTGAATGGAAAGGATGGTCAAACGGAAAGTTCTGCTCTGAAGGTCTTCACTTGTCGTAGTTGATGGATGTGCCCAATCTCTTCATGGAATACAAACCCTCCACCCCGCCAATAGAAGTAAATTTCCGCTCGTCCTTGGAGCCAAGCAGGTGCTTGACCTGGTCAAATATTTACCCCGTAAAATTTCTTCCCATTTTACAGGGGCTTCCTGCACAAAATCCTTCCCGCCGTTAACCCCGGAATCTGTAAAATACCGGCATCTGTACCTGAAGCGTTCTACCCTGGAAATCTTGTAGCCTTTTTTCCTGGCTTTTTCCACAACCTTTTGATCAATTGTCTTGCCCTTTCCAGCGTCTACTGCTCCGGTCTCGTAAACAAACTGCCTGTATTTGCGGACTATCTCTTTGGGGTCCAGCTCGTTCCATTCCTTGAGCCCGAAATCAATGTCCAGCAAACCGTCCTAGTTTCCGGTCTGGGCATGATACCCAATAGAACTCCAGCGGTAATTCTCAGGAAGAGCCATCCACTTGCTCTATTCAAGGTTTATGCCAGTACCGATACCAGGCAGGGCCAAGTACCTGTAAGGTGCGCCTCGGGTAACCATTCAGGGTCTCCTCGGTGTTGATTACTGGCACAAGGCCTGGGGACTGTCCCTCGCTGTGTAGGTCTGTGCAGGATCACGGAATTTTGCGCTTATAATTTGGGTGCGGCTCTTTTTCGACAGCCAAGTTTAAGCTTCCCCATGACTGATTCTTACAAATTTTAAAATCCAGCTTGTTGGTTATTTGATTTTTTTCAGATGACCATCCTTGCGAGGATGCCGGGTTGAGATGGTCTTTGGCACGATGCCGTTTTTGTAGAGACTTTCATGGTTGCGCTTATACTCGCATTTTTCATGAAACTCCCAGTATTCGTCAAAGTCATGGCTGCAACGCAGGGCGCGCAGCTTCAGAACTGCTTCTGCGCCTTCCAGGCTCCAGCGTGCACCGGTGTCTTCCATCCTTTTCTTGACCAGATGCTTACAGGCCCCTTCGATGACTCCGGTTGCAACAGGCAGACCGAGACAAAGATACCGGTCGTATCGGAGGTAGGCTTTGTTATTGAGCAGGTAATCTGCGCATTTATCTATTGGGATACGGGACTTTGAACTCAGTTTCTGCAAGGTAGCGCTACGGCGAATCCCCCCTGCAACGTATCCGGCCTTACCGCGAAGGACTTCCAGAAATTGAGCTCCGCATCCATTGGGTGCAGGCTGTTCTTGCCTTCCTGGCCGTATCCAGCCCTCTCCACCCTGAGCTTCCCAAACACAGTCTCAATATTACGGCCATGGTTCCGGATATTGTTGCGTTGCTCTGAATCACTGTCCACTACCGGAACAGCAGCCTTGCCGGGACTGCGCGTGTGCAGATGATCCTGCAGAAGTTGACGCATCAACTCACGGCCTCGTTTCTCCAGTTCCCGCTCCAGTTCACTATGGGTCATGGTATGTGCCTCCGGTGAATCAAGGTAACCCAACACATGTTTTTCAAAACATTGCCTGGACTCTCCATATACCCCCTGCCCGGCACGAATGGGAGACAATGCCTCGGCTGCCTGCATCATGACTGGCCTCCTTTCCCTGCAAGTCTGGTTACAGCGTTCTTGACCAAGGGAAGGACCAGCACCTTTTTAACTGCTGCGCCATGACGTTTGCAAGCTCGATCCGTACGGCCCCTGCCACTGGTATCACCAAGCAATTTCCAGTTGGAAGCCAGATAGCAACCCCCAAAAAACGCTGCCTGTCTACAAGAGTCTCCACAAGCAATGGTTCAAGACCATATCGCTCAAACCAGTCCACACTAAGATGCTGCAACGCCCTGGACAAAGCCATGCTCGCCAGATTCTTTATCCTGGCCAGGATCAGAAAACGGCTGTTGTTGACCACATGCTGCAAGCGCTTTGAACGCGTGCTGTCATCCCAACCAATCCACTGATCACGCACCTTTATTCGCCAGGCCGGACTGGAAAACTGGACGCAGGCCACCAACTCCCTGCGTGGTCGGCCAGTATGTATCAAATATTGCAACCGTGCCCCGTAGGGCATCTGACAGTTGCCCACACATAACCCCACTACGAGCGGGGGAAGCCTCATTGAAATAAATCGATCACATTTTCAACAAGCGTAATACTTTTGATGTTTTTATGTTATATTCTTGTCACTTATTTAGCATACGAGTGTAGTATTTATAGCACTTGATAAGAATTTCAACCGCTCTTCGCGGTTAAAATAAATTTTGGGGTCAAGTGTGGGCAACTGTCAGGGCGTATATGGCATGATCAGTTTTACCCTGCCTGACAAAAAAAGCCCCTGACTTAACCAGGAGCTTTACCAGTTCAGTGCTGGACATGGAAGGAATCTTAGGCACAGCTGCCTGCCTCGTGAACTTCCAGCAGAGTATACTTTCCTGAAGGCTGGGTACTGGACTCAAGTTCGGTGTCATTTAAGAACTCAATGAATTCCTGGATCGGCATAGGTTCGACAACTGTCTCCGGGCTGCTTGAGAGTTCCTCAAGATAGGACTCTATAGCTTCCCTGAGATTTCTTTCAACCTCAGCCAAATCCGCTCCCTGAGCAACAAGGTTTAGCTCCAGACAGACTGCGATATATTCAGAGGAACTTTTTCTCACTATGGCTGTATATTTTTCATGCATGATGTGCTCCGTAGGTTGGTCCCAGCATTTCAACATCACTCCACCCCATAGTCAAGATCAGTCCAGGGAGTTTTGCCGGTCAAGGGAAACAAAGCGCTTTGCCTGGCAAAGGAGTAAGAGCTTGGCTTCTGCCAGCGTTTGTCGGCGTGGGTTTTGGGCAGGTGATGGGTTTCATTTAAACAGCTACAGCGTCTCTGATAACTGAAAAATCCAGCTTTCCCAGCGGGTCTTTTTGGGTCCTCTCAGAGGCGTCAAGTATCTCTATGGATACAATTTTGCCATCTTTGCCGTAATCAATAACAACTCCGTTAACCTCTAGAGAATCCACAATGGGCTCCCCTGGGAGAAATTCTATATTCATCAGATCGTGCTTTGAATCATACTCAATCTTCATGCTGCTGTTCCTCCCAATACCTGGAGACCTGGGACGTAAAATAACCTGTAATCACAGTAAGTTGATTGTCCTCTTCCTCGTATACCACCCTGAGCAGATAAATAGTGTCATCAAAAAAATATTTACGTTGAGCTACAGCTCTACCCTTTGTCCCCTCAACCAATTGATCAGGTTCTTGTATAGTTTCAAAAACCATACTTTCGTCAACACCACGTTGGGAAAGCTTTTTTCGGGCAATAGGAATAATGGTAACCGGCTTTGGACTCATTATCTCATATTTTATGCATTCTTCCGGCAATTGGCAAGGAGCTGCTTACTCCCTCCTTATTTCGTAGTCAGGGTCGGCCCACGGGGTTTTGCCGGTAATAGCATTCCAGAGCATCCGCAAGGGTCCGGTGTTCTCATGGTAAAAAAGCCAGCAGAGCTTCCTCCACAGGCCTTAATCAATTACTGATACTTCACCTTCTAATTCAGATCCTTCAGGCTACCACCCAGAGCCCGCATGAAGTTTGCCGCCTGGTTCGAAGGAGTAATCAGAGTCCCTGAGTAAAAAGCCAGCAGATTTATCCCCTACCGGTTGCACTGATTATAATAGCGAAATTATATGCTAAGATAAAGATTTCGTAACCATTCAGGGGGGCTCGGTGGTGGCTACTGGGATCAGGCCTGGGGACTGTCCCCGCTAAGTACTAACTGTGCAGGTTCACAAACTTAGTGTCTACAATTTTTGTATTTGTGCGAAAAAGGTGTCGCGGGGACTGTCCCCGGGCCGTTTCCTGCGCCCCCTGAATGGTTACAAGATTTCTACTCCTGCAATAGATGGTCAAGGCTAAATTCATGTCTATGATCCACAGCTCTCTCTACAGCTTGGTCCAGCTCTTTGATAAAATCTTCAAGGCACTCTGAATATTTTGCCTTTTCGATTAAGAAGTTTATTTCTCCCAAATCCCTAACTTTTTCAATCTTTTCTTGGATTGAGCAGTCTTTTGTCTCAAATAAAATATCAATAAGATAGTTCAACCTGACTGATTTGTATACCACAAGAAAAGCACCCGCTTTTATAACATTGGCACCTGTCATTGTTTTTTTTAAATACCTGACTAATTCCTTTTTATCATACAGTTTAAAGGTCATTAAAAACAAATCTTCGATGCGCTCGTCTAAATCCATAGTCATTATAGCTGCTTCTATCTCAATCTCAAGATGTCCAAACCTCTTTTTGAAAATTGAAAAAATCATAGATAATTTCTCATTTATTAATCCTTTAAATCTTCCTGATTGATAAAAACCATTAGGGTGATTTATTGCGTATTCATACCCTTCTCTTCTATACA harbors:
- the relB gene encoding type II toxin-antitoxin system RelB family antitoxin, giving the protein MPTSVRLPNEYEQRLDYLAKQTGRSKAFYIKQLIMDHLDDLEDVYLAEQRLEQLRQGNDELIKGDEFWSGLDVDDKVS
- a CDS encoding type II toxin-antitoxin system RelE family toxin, yielding MWTIKYLKSARKDVQKIDPQIRKRVREYLEQRIARLENPRQLGEPLKGQLTKLWRYRVGDYRIVCELRDHELIVIVVRIGHRKNVYKNYDLEL
- a CDS encoding Druantia anti-phage system protein DruA; the encoded protein is MRLPPLVVGLCVGNCQMPYGARLQYLIHTGRPRRELVACVQFSSPAWRIKVRDQWIGWDDSTRSKRLQHVVNNSRFLILARIKNLASMALSRALQHLSVDWFERYGLEPLLVETLVDRQRFLGVAIWLPTGNCLVIPVAGAVRIELANVMAQQLKRCWSFPWSRTL
- a CDS encoding type II toxin-antitoxin system HicA family toxin, whose translation is MPKIPSMSSTELVKLLVKSGAFFVRQGKTDHAIYALTVAHT
- a CDS encoding type II toxin-antitoxin system HicB family antitoxin — its product is MHEKYTAIVRKSSSEYIAVCLELNLVAQGADLAEVERNLREAIESYLEELSSSPETVVEPMPIQEFIEFLNDTELESSTQPSGKYTLLEVHEAGSCA
- a CDS encoding DUF2283 domain-containing protein produces the protein MKIEYDSKHDLMNIEFLPGEPIVDSLEVNGVVIDYGKDGKIVSIEILDASERTQKDPLGKLDFSVIRDAVAV